Genomic window (Syngnathus typhle isolate RoL2023-S1 ecotype Sweden linkage group LG19, RoL_Styp_1.0, whole genome shotgun sequence):
AAAAAACATTGGGCGAAAGTTTAAAGTGTTGTGAAGCGCTGAAATGAAACACAACCTTACCGGATACGTCTTTTTACGATTAAAGCATAAAACGTAACTTCTCGccatttaaatttattttgaaagtactAAGCGGATAATGAGTGCCATGAGTTGAATTATTGAAAGGCGAGCAGAAAATAGGTGCAACGTGAATGTTGACGTTCGCGAGCAGTTAAACGTTCACAAAGTTAAAGTTTGAGGCGCACCTCCGCCATCAAAGAAGCACAAAGACGCAAGATGACGGCAGAAGACCTCAACTACTTCACGCTTGACGACATCGCCGAGCACAACTCCATCAAGTCTACTTGGATCGTCATACACCATAAGGTCTATGACGTCACCCGGTTTCTGGAGGAGGTGAGCGAGCGTTGACGCAACGCAACACAACTGGTTATATAACTCCAGAAACACATAGCGAGACTAGTGCAACAACACAACTCCAACTTTCAAAACACAATTACAACAGGAAATTCCAGAAAGCCAACAATTACGACACAGTGACACGGTGCAACCGTGACGTCATTTCCGTAGACGGGTAAGTATTCTATCATGTAGTTGTTTGCTCTGTCTTTAGTTAGGATTTTACTCTCCTCATGCATTTAATTATTTGTTAATTATTAATTTTGTTTCACGTACACATGTGAGGGGAATCCATGAACGACAACTCAATATATTAGGTTAATGTGTTACTTGGTAACATGTTACGGCCCTCACTGAACGCAAGTACAACTCCAAGATCACAAGGACACAACTACCAACCCTACAGAGACGCAATAATTACAACAAGATAACGGAGAGAACACAACAATTTCAGCTCCAGTGATACAGCTACAAAAACATGACACAGCTAGAAAAACATGACACAGCTAGAAAAAGACAACAATTACAAGAACACTGAACACAACTAGACTAATACACAACTACAAAAACACAACTGCAGCAAATGGAAGCATTTGCTGAAGGTTGCCATTGGGTGTCTTTCCGGGGTTTTGGAGGTCACGTCAGGCAGCACCACTCATCATTTGCCTGCATGCGTTTCTGTTTGGATAAGCGTTATCAAAGCCAGCGTTTTTACGAGGCGTTCAAGGTCCAGGTGTGTGCGTTGGCAGCACCCGGGCGGCGAGGAGGTCCTGAGGGAGCACGCAGGCGGGGACGCCACCGAGAGCTTCGAGGATGTCGGACACTCCACCGACGCCCACGCCGTCGCCCAGCAGATGCTCGTTGGAGAACTGCACCCGGTATGCCGCCCGCGGATGCCTCCGACTGACCGTACACATGTGTCAAGGACACTCATGTGATTTTGCACTTTGTCTTGTGTGTCTGTGGATGCGTGCGCCTGTTCAGGATGACAGAGAGAAATTGGCTAAGCCTGCGGTAAGCcctgtgatgacatcatcatgcatgtcatgatgatgatgatgatgagcttgcttttttttccaggaaaG
Coding sequences:
- the LOC133143674 gene encoding cytochrome b5 isoform X1; its protein translation is MTAEDLNYFTLDDIAEHNSIKSTWIVIHHKVYDVTRFLEEHPGGEEVLREHAGGDATESFEDVGHSTDAHAVAQQMLVGELHPDDREKLAKPAESLATTLEEEPSSWLPNWLIPLAAAVIVTLVYRMYVAESEL
- the LOC133143674 gene encoding cytochrome b5 isoform X2, producing the protein MTAEDLNYFTLDDIAEHNSIKSTWIVIHHKVYDVTRFLEEHPGGEEVLREHAGGDATESFEDVGHSTDAHAVAQQMLVGELHPDDREKLAKPAESLATTLEEEPSWLPNWLIPLAAAVIVTLVYRMYVAESEL